The following nucleotide sequence is from Methanofastidiosum sp..
TCGGCGTTTACATTTAAGAAGTCAATTTCTTCAACTGTACCGGGTACAGCCCATCCACCTCTTCCAAGCTTTGAAGCGTTGAACTCATCTTCGCCATCTTTTAGAACTATATCTCCGTAAATATAACCTCTTCTGTCTGCTGTGAGATTGAGCTCTTCTCTTAGGATGTCAAGTGCCGTTTCTATATCTTCAATGATTGGATTAGATTCAGCCTGATCGTCAAATGTATTTTCTTTAGAACCTTCAACTGTATGTTTCAAGGCATAATACAACTCTCTGATACCGGCATGTTTATTCTCCTCAACAAGCCTTCTACAGTAAGAGGCAACAAGCACGGTCTGCATGAATTTCTTTGTGTGTGCAACGTTTAAGAAATGCCTTTTAGAGAACTTGTCTCCAAGTTGAATAACTTTCTCGTTATCATCAAAAAAGACGTTAGATTTTCCCCTTAGGGGTATCTTTATTGAAGGGCTTTCCTCTTTCATTATCTGTTCATAAATCTCCTCACCAAACTTACCAAGTATGGAAGGAACTTCTTGTGAAGATTTATTGGCCATTCTCAATCACCTCTTCAACATCGTTTTCTTCAGAGACTGTTGTCACTTCTTCCCCATTATTTGCTTCTTCGAAATCATATTTTTTCTCAACAATGTCTGTCAGTGCTTTAATTATCTTAGAATTATCCTCTGCTTTAACTAGGCTTCCAAGGGCATTAGATGTCTCTATAACATATCTCAATAGGGTCTTTTTCTTTGTTAGTTTCTCACTTGCACGTCTCTTTCCAGAAAGATATCTAGATAAAGCTCTTCCTGCATCCATCAATGCAAATCTAATCTCGTTATAGATCTCCTCTTCTGTAGCAATAGCCTGTTTTCCTGCAGAAGTATAAGGTATATGAGTTGAAACAAGATTTACAAATATTGTGAGTGGGGCATTCTCATCTTTTACGCCGTATCTCTTCCACTCGATTGATTTAGCTGCTTCTGTAATGCAACAGCCGCCTTGGTCGAATATTAAGGGGGTCCTGTTAGCATAACGGATAATATCAAGTCCATTGTTGCCTGCACCCCCTCCATAGGCTATGCCAGCTTCTACAATAAAGGCTATACCTCCTTGATAGGTCTGTGGGCTTCTAGTCACGGTATGAACAAATTCAGGCGCTAGAATACCTTCAAGACCAAGCCTAACGGAATCAGCACCAATTGGTATTAGGCCCTCAGTTGGCGGGGCCATGAATGTTATCTGTTTAATAGCATTTACTAACTTTTCAGCGTATTCCCAGTCTACCTTCTTAGGATTTATGTCAAGATCGAGGCCAGAAAGCTGTTCAATCTCCTCAACTTTTTTAGAGGATACTCTTGTGAAATCAGAAACTAGAAAAGTCCTAACTCTAGTGGCGCTTGAATTCTTAATCATGGAAAGTATATCATCAGCAGAACTTCCATGGGGATGCGGCTTCATTTCTTTTGGATGTTTTGGTATTTCTCTCACATTTCTGTCAAATAGAATTTTGGTACCATCTGGCTCGACAAAAAGGATTCTTGTATGTGGATTTGCAATTGCAGTCATCTTAAGGTAACTGTAAGGGCCATATTTTGATCTATTGTATTGAAGATTTTTTGCCTCAAGATTAATTCTCGTACCTCTCCACTTCTCAGGATTCTTTAAAGTTTCACGGGATAGGATCTCTCCAGCATTTTTTTCAACATCTATTTTGATACTAACCTTATTAATTACTTTGTCTCCTGTAGAAGTTACAACTTCAGTTGGTTTTCCAGTGCTAACTTGTGAGTACATAACCGCCCCTGAAACACCAATACCTTGTTGACCTCTTGATTGAATATTTCTGTGGGCCTTGCTTCCAGCAAGCATCTTTCCAAAAACATGGGGTATGTAATCGAGGGGTATCCCTGAAGCATTATCCTCCATTATAACTCTGTAATGTTCGGGGCCGATTTCAGTAATATAAACTGAAATATCCGGAAATAGTCTAGCTTCTTCACAAGCGTCAAGCGAATTTGTAACTCCTTCGTGAACAAGTGTTGTTAATGAACGTAATTTACCAGTATATCCTAACATTGCTGCATTCTTTTTAAAGAATTCAGAAACACTTTGCATTTTAAATGACTTAAATATTTCATCAGCATGTTTGACTTTCGTTTCTGACATCCAATTTCACCTATTGATAACTAGTATTTAATTCTTTATAAGTCTTACTATGGTGAATTTTGTATTATTTTAAAATTTTTGATAGTTTATTAGAAACTTCTTCTATACTAGAATTAACAAATATAGATTTCTTTTTATTATGTTCGCCTTTTACGATAGTGACTTCCCCTAAAATGCCCTTAAAAAAAGTCTGAATCTCTTTATTGGCCTGGCCCTTTATGGCAGGGGAAGTAATTTTTAGCCTTATTCTCTTGCTCCACTCGTTGTATTCAATATGAAATTCACTCGAGTTTGAAACAACTTCAATGTCGATTAAAGTGCCCCATCTGCTTTCTTTTAGAGCTTCCCTCATAGTACCACTCATTAGTTTTATAAACTTAATAAATTGAACTCTTAAAAAGTTACTTAGAGGTAATTATGGCAAAAATAACTTTTTTGGGTAGTGGCGGAGGAAGATTTATGACCATTACCCAAAAGCGCGGTACAGGTGGATTCTATATTGAAGATAGAATAAATATTCATGTAGATCCGGGACCAGGTGCTCACCTCAGATCAATTCAGAATGGGCTTGACCCAAGAAAGATTGATGCTCTTTTAATCTCACACTGCCATACAGATCATTTTAATGATGTTCCCATAATGGTTGAGAGTATGACAGGGGGAATGTTGAAAAAAGAGGGATATGTAATTGGTAGCAAGAGCGTCATTGAGGGGAGAGACGAGTTTGCTTCAATTATTTTTCCTTATTACAGAAAAAATTTGAAGGGAGTCTTATCTATGATTCCAGGAGAAAATATCGAGATCAAAGGACAGAAAATTGAAGCAACAAGGGCAAAGCATTCAGACCCATTTGGAATTGGATTTAAAATTTTTACAGATTCAGGAGCAATTTCGTATACTTCTGATACTGAGTATTTTGATGGCATGGAAAATCAGTATATGGGGTCTAGGGTAATGATACTAAACGTTACAAGACCAAACGGCGACAGAATTCCATTTCATCTTACAACTGAAGACGCAAAAAACATTGTAAAGAAGGTCAATCCTGAAGTGGCAGTAATCACACATATTGGTTACAGGATGCATCTTAAGGGTGCTGAAGAAGAAAGGCGCTATATCCAGGAGGGCACTGGAGTCAAAACTTTAATTGCTGATGAAGGATTAAAGATTTATATGAATGGGCAACTTAGCTACCAAGAGACGGTGAAATAATGTTGGATAAAGACTATGACGGTAAACAGATTGAAAAGAAATGGCAGAATCATTGGCTTGAAAAAGAGATATTCAAATTCAACCCAGATAAAAGTGGCGAGGTATATGTCCTTGATACGCCACCACCATTTACTTCTGGTTCACTCCACATGGGCCATGTAATGGATTTCACATGGATTGATTTTATTCAGAGATATAAGAGGATGAGGGGATTCAATGTCTATTGTCCTCAAGGTTTTGATTGTCACGGTCTTCCAACAGAGTTAAAGGTTGAGCATGAGTTTAAAATCTCTAAAGATGATAAAGAAGCCTTTATTGAAAAATGTAAAGAGTGGACTGCTCAATGTGTTGACAGGATGAGAAGACAGATGACCGATATCGGTTACTTCCCCGATTGGTCGAGAATGTATCTCACAATGAAACCTGAATATGTTAAGCTTATTC
It contains:
- the top6B gene encoding DNA topoisomerase VI subunit B, with translation MSETKVKHADEIFKSFKMQSVSEFFKKNAAMLGYTGKLRSLTTLVHEGVTNSLDACEEARLFPDISVYITEIGPEHYRVIMEDNASGIPLDYIPHVFGKMLAGSKAHRNIQSRGQQGIGVSGAVMYSQVSTGKPTEVVTSTGDKVINKVSIKIDVEKNAGEILSRETLKNPEKWRGTRINLEAKNLQYNRSKYGPYSYLKMTAIANPHTRILFVEPDGTKILFDRNVREIPKHPKEMKPHPHGSSADDILSMIKNSSATRVRTFLVSDFTRVSSKKVEEIEQLSGLDLDINPKKVDWEYAEKLVNAIKQITFMAPPTEGLIPIGADSVRLGLEGILAPEFVHTVTRSPQTYQGGIAFIVEAGIAYGGGAGNNGLDIIRYANRTPLIFDQGGCCITEAAKSIEWKRYGVKDENAPLTIFVNLVSTHIPYTSAGKQAIATEEEIYNEIRFALMDAGRALSRYLSGKRRASEKLTKKKTLLRYVIETSNALGSLVKAEDNSKIIKALTDIVEKKYDFEEANNGEEVTTVSEENDVEEVIENGQ
- a CDS encoding DUF167 family protein, with translation MREALKESRWGTLIDIEVVSNSSEFHIEYNEWSKRIRLKITSPAIKGQANKEIQTFFKGILGEVTIVKGEHNKKKSIFVNSSIEEVSNKLSKILK
- a CDS encoding MBL fold metallo-hydrolase, whose protein sequence is MAKITFLGSGGGRFMTITQKRGTGGFYIEDRINIHVDPGPGAHLRSIQNGLDPRKIDALLISHCHTDHFNDVPIMVESMTGGMLKKEGYVIGSKSVIEGRDEFASIIFPYYRKNLKGVLSMIPGENIEIKGQKIEATRAKHSDPFGIGFKIFTDSGAISYTSDTEYFDGMENQYMGSRVMILNVTRPNGDRIPFHLTTEDAKNIVKKVNPEVAVITHIGYRMHLKGAEEERRYIQEGTGVKTLIADEGLKIYMNGQLSYQETVK